One Spinacia oleracea cultivar Varoflay chromosome 4, BTI_SOV_V1, whole genome shotgun sequence DNA segment encodes these proteins:
- the LOC110784042 gene encoding TOM1-like protein 5 isoform X2 — protein sequence MLMNNIGEAVHKLVIEAGILPILVKIVKKKSDLPVRERIFLLLDATQTSVGGATGKFPQYYNAYYELVSAGVKFPGTVRPHPVSSDHNSSGANNSNLTIGSIASASERTTKREESQPAPGSSIIEKAKAAMEVLREVLDAVNAQNPEAAKDEFTLDLVEQCSFQKDRVMHLVISSRDEKLVSQAIELNEQLGRILAKHAALLSEEPASTAKAPATPKQLTLSLNDNNHMDSAVCVPNHNMARGGSWASNHKNHAGQLNHINRTDHEETDEEEEAAQLSRRIRKGKALVRPEDEESAQGRPLGLQGISMPTETLHRPLIRPLTLESPSRELTVPPLIPPPPAKHVEREKFFQEKKGDGASLSGHMRGLSLHSRNASNSSYNGSIGSSE from the exons ATGTTGATGAACAATATTGGTGAGGCTGTCCATAAGCTGGTGATTGAAGCAGGCATTCTTCCTATTCTGGTCAAAATTGTGAAGAAAAAG TCTGATTTACCTGTGCGAGAAAGGATATTCCTTCTTCTAGATGCCACACAGACATCAGTTGGTGGAGCAACCGGAAAGTTTCCACAATACTATAATGCTTATTATGAGTTGGTG AGTGCAGGAGTAAAGTTTCCTGGAACTGTAAGGCCCCATCCAGTCTCGTCTGACCATAACTCCTCTGGTGCAAACAATAGCAATTTGACTATCGGAAGCATTGCCTCGGCAAGCGAAAGGACCACTAAAAGGGAAGAATCTCAGCCTGCTCCTGGGTCCAG TATAATTGAGAAAGCTAAAGCAGCAATGGAAGTTCTAAGAGAAGTTTTGGATGCAGTCAATGCTCAAAATCCCGAG GCCGCAAAGGATGAGTTCACTCTTGATCTTGTGGAGCAATGTTCATTTCAAAAAGACAGAGTAATGCACCTTGTGATTTCATCCAG AGATGAGAAATTGGTCTCTCAGGCTATAGAGTTGAACGAACAGCTCGGCAGGATTTTGGCAAAGCATGCAGCTCTGCTTTCAGAAGAGCCTGCATCAACAGCTAAAGCTCCTGCAACTCCTAAGCAACTCACTCTATCGTTGAACGATAATAATCACATGGATAGTGCCGTTTGTGTACCAAACCATAATATGGCTAGGGGGGGCTCTTGGGCatcaaatcataaaaatcatgcTGGTCAGCTAAATCATATCAATCGTACAGACCATGAAGAaacagatgaagaagaggaggcAGCTCAGCTTTCTCGTAG GATTCGGAAAGGAAAAGCACTTGTCAGGCCTGAAGATGAAGAAAGTGCACAAGGGAGGCCCTTGGGATTGCAGGGAATTTCCATGCCAACTGAAACTTTGCATCGTCCTCTTATAAGACCTTTAACTCTCGAATCACCATCCCGTGAGCTGACGGTGCCTCCTTTGATCCCTCCCCCACCTGCAAAACATGTTGAGAGGGAAAAATTCTTCCAGGAGAAGAAGGGAGATGGCGCTTCTTTATCAGGCCATATGAGGGGTCTTTCATTACACAGTCGCAATGCTAGTAATAGCTCATACAATGGGAGCATAGGCTCTAGTGAGTGA